In a genomic window of Gemmatimonas sp.:
- a CDS encoding response regulator: MAFNVLVVDDSAVMRQMVVRTLRMSGLPLGTVHEAGNGEEGLFVLQEQWIDLLLLDINMPVMNGEEMLRRLRAAPETASLPVIVVSTEGSETRLAALHELGAEIVRKPFAPETLRDTILRVTGVTDAEYYGPVPVASDDSDF; this comes from the coding sequence GGCCTTTAACGTTCTCGTAGTCGACGACAGTGCCGTCATGCGGCAGATGGTCGTGCGCACCCTCAGGATGAGTGGACTTCCGCTCGGTACGGTCCACGAGGCCGGCAATGGCGAAGAAGGACTGTTCGTCCTACAGGAACAGTGGATAGACCTGCTGCTCCTGGATATCAATATGCCGGTGATGAATGGCGAGGAGATGCTGCGGCGTCTGCGCGCCGCACCGGAAACCGCCTCGCTGCCTGTCATCGTGGTCTCCACGGAAGGCAGCGAAACCCGTCTGGCGGCGCTCCACGAATTAGGTGCCGAGATTGTCCGTAAACCGTTCGCGCCAGAGACCCTGCGCGATACCATTCTGCGTGTTACTGGAGTTACCGATGCCGAGTACTACGGTCCAGTCCCTGTCGCGAGCGACGACAGCGACTTTTGA